From the genome of Podospora bellae-mahoneyi strain CBS 112042 chromosome 2, whole genome shotgun sequence:
TttataaaattattttttaatataattaattaaaaataaagaTAGTAAAAGCTAAGTTTTAACGTATTACCCTAGATTAAAAAATTAACCGTTTATACTTATAGAAACGACTATagtttaaataaataattatagttatttctatagctttaataatataaaaaagcTAAAGTGTATTAAGCGGGAAAAAGCCGCGTTAGTTATATAgtttactttattatttaataatactcTTCTTTCTCCGGCCCCCGCTTCTCCGGATCTTTCgaattattatataatagaGTTTCCTACCGTTATACCTTCTAACCTCTCTTTCTTAAACCTTTCTTTAAGCTTCGAATAACTACCTAAACTTTCTTTCGACCTTAGTacggccggtccttcctttttAACCGCCTAAAATACCGCTAATAGTATgccttttactttttaaagtaattaaaacgtataatattacttatatttaGTCctctttatattttttaaccTCGTAATATAGCGTATAGTACGTTAATTATTTTACCGGAGGTATAGGTTCGACTTTTATTAAGGTTCTTTtagctttattttataattatttaattataatttaaaattaaCTTTTTATCGTTCgctaataatatatttttttataataataaaagtatataatattaattatatttaaattctTTCTTactttttaactttatagtataatatataatacgcCGATTACTTTATTAAAGGCGTAAGttcgatttttattaaagtttttttaagtttaaaagTACTTAACGAGGTTCctttaaatttaaatttatttttatttatttaggttttaaTCGATTTAAGTACCGCTAGTAAAATTCTTTTagtttatttaaataataaaagtatatttatagcttttataaattatttataaccggatattttaattaattaactagatactttaattaacttttattaaattataaatttaatatttcttttatattatactttctttttttttattaccgcctatatattaactttctttattaataatataggctttaaaagtaaaatataaaaggtatataattataaatatattatataaagtaaCTCTAGTTTAAATACTATTTTCaatattttccttttaactttaaatagGCTTACTTACCTATAGTTTAACTTTTTACTAAGTCTTTTAATacgtaaattatatataaaaaggaatattatatttctttctttaaaGTAAGGTTCCTcgagccttttaatattatagtatttccgtatcctttcctttataaactttcatttttatttaagtttactataaaatatatatattttatttactttaaccttAACTCTAGGTACCTTAATAATAAGCCTTTACTATAGGTTTACTTTATAACCGAAATtcgtaaaaaaaaaatataactttcgtaattTCCgttagtaatatattatacgttaattatactataaataataatttaatttaatcgtTTTattcgaaattaatataatttcgtaaatattattttacgaTTTAATTCAACCGTTCCGTTTAACTATCCGTTTAAAAATAGTAGGCCGATAACGccttatttattatttttaatttcgttattaacgctttttaaaatttcgatataaatttaatattacgatttataataaactcctttaactatatatatattattatgATATACTATagtattatatttattaattattttactaactaggtttttttatatagtaagaaatatatttatttaataagcctATCGAGtatcgttaatatattattatacttaacgccggttaccgtatttttaaactttaataatttaataataaagtttatggtaattaaactttatagccgttccgctattaataataactttaaaaatCCGTAAggtttatactttataaccctcgttctttcgtatatataatataattaaatagcttctttaatattatccttaatccttaattaattaaaatactatttaattttttctATAGTTTTAAcgatacttatatattttccgaactttaatatataaatatttattattaatatcgCCCGGTTAtttagctttatatatatttaatttttatattatagtttTCTTTAACTATTTTTCTAAATATTTTATAGCTTTaatttttcctattaatattatttaataatattattatttaattttctttaatatttattaaaaatagtCCTTtcgtaatatattatataatactttatttacggctataataaatatttaaaaatattatttagcgcttctttaaataataataataactccCTAAATATATCTTTATAATagtgaaatggtgagaaaacacacaaaaacaaccacaaaacCACAAATATATCCTCAACAGGgttctgaatgaacacaccggcgtgacagtggctcgctcgcaggccgcacttcacgtaggacaaacaaaagactctgtgggctcgcagaccacacagtaagcaccgatttggcctgatcagagggccaggaTTGCCCGCACgcatgcaaggcacaaaatacgaagaaataaaagtcgatgatctctctaaaatagaatgtccgaagcagaccgtttatatacatgacccctgaacccccgaatcctcagagagccccacttccttactcataccctcaggcctgtggccgcaccccaaaccaatagTCGGTACGctaattaaatatatttactttagcGTTTTCTGatccctttttataattaatttaaaaattaaattccgaaaaaaactttaattattatatttaccgcGTATTAAAGacctttataataataaagtaccgtaagtttttataatccgtataaacCTATACTTCGTACTTAATATTACTAAAGTATAGCCTTTACTccttaaatactttaataataacgaatagctttttattataaattaaatagttttaacgtatttctttatactttttcgaaaaataaattatcgaatataatttactattattattttattatcCTAATTACTTactaattatataatttaatatatttattttaactttaaatagTTAATTAAGGTTTAATAATTTAGATATTaagtcctttaaaataattccttttaatttttaaaaaacctactttttttcttacctTTACCGGAACTTTACGtcctttttaattaaataattaaaaagcttTACGATACTTATATACccttaaataaatattttataaaagttCGTAAACGTTAAGAATTccttaacgtatatttataactataGTATAAATTAATTCCtaattactataattttCTTAAGTTCTATACGAACTttacttaacgatattaagtatcttaaatatattattttttatacgtaaaactCGCTTTTCTCTTTAGTAATTAAAAGTCCGGTTCTATATAACGCGTCAAGTACTTTTCGTACGTATCGTTTATATTCCTCTAAAGTacgtaaataaataaaaatatcgtcgaaataatatactattattttatcgaggtATTTCTATATCGTATAgttaataaaaaattaaaacgttataaatatattaattagcctaaatagtattacgaaatactcgaaataattatagggcgtacgaaacgctattttctattcgtttctttctttaatctACATATAAGCGtatttaataaatatatttaagcgtataaaTTATTACGCccttattaattaattttataatttaaatattaatagtaataggtaattattttttattatttcgttatttaattaccggtaatttatatataatcgtaagCCTCTATTTTTTTTCGGTATAAAAAAAACGGAGTATTTTATTAACgatataaactttttaatatagcttttctttaaattttcgtttaaatatttccgtagctttttattttatttatcgttagtataatatactttaaataaccGTAGTTTAGTTtcttcttttaatttaattttatagtcttacggccctcgctttaaaagcccttttaaatatttaaccgtaaaGGCTAAATATCCTTAATATTCTACCGGTACTACTTTTTTCTtatctttttttatattattataataaatatatttattaacctccgatatttCTACTAACGTTATTAACCCTATTTTTTCGATTTTACTATTTATATcgataaagtatattattactttttaagcTCCTTATAGTAGTATTATAGaaggtatttattttatactttactttatatatacttttaaatttttatcGTTAgttaaatacttttaaggtttttttaattataaataattattattcctttaatcgatatttaaattataatttttatattataattactttaggattatatcTTTCGAGGGttctatatttataatattaaatataattaaaattattttccttttaactataatatttaaaaatagtATTTctttataaaccttttatatataaaatagtccttatataataatttatttttttttcttttatagtatCCGGATTTagtatataaattataataaaattaggTTCGTTTGTATATTactatttattaatattattatttaaagattcttttaatatataataaccTAAAAGCGTTTATTTCTCTTACTTTTTCCTTATATAGTAACgactttattaataaactttaaatcGTTATTCTATACTTTCGCTTTACgttaatacttttaaaaatacTATTCGTAGtttattaaaggttaataatctttataaAAAGctataaattattttttaaataattatatcgtttaaaaacgtttttttattccgggttaattaataatataaagtcttttaacTATACTTACTTAACTTCCTTTTATTTTTcgttttttacttttttaatattttttcgTATTTTTATCcgataataatttttttacttaattttatatattttattttaataatattatttaactttcttttataaatatataatatagtttaGGCTTAAATACTATcctaatattattttttttaaagaatatatattattatttatattttaaccGTTTATATACTCGACGTAATATTTCGTATACTTTAATACGAtctatataatttaaaggcTATCCTTTAGTTTAACCGGGCCCtaaactttttataaaaGATAGTCGTTTAGATTTTTTTATTAGGCTTTTTCTtacttaattataatttttttaattaattataactTACTTTCCttatttactttacgtaTCGGTTAATAAccgtataataatttactttaataatactttatatatttatatataatatattaaaactaaaatattttccgatattccggatatttaaaataaagttatactatattttCCTTATAaggtatatactatataagtattaatatattttttaatattttcgTAATCCTTATATTAACgacctttttacttttttaatatttttcttaacttttatatataagctttataaactataatatatcctataaaataataaatttatattcACTATACTACCTCTCcggtattatttatttaataagtttTTACGTaaaattattacttttaataatttttataatgatttccgtaataatttatattaattaattttataatatttatatttaaaaatcttttttttcgtACTCTACTTTTAGcctttttattactttcCGTAGCTCTTAGAACtctattttcttttattcggcgtattaattaaaatctttttttaattttaccgctttattttattaatatttaataattattatttctataaccctcggtcttTTCgatatagtaattattataatCTTTATTTTAACCGaattatttaaatacttaataattttttttaaagtattttattttactataattaaaatacttaaggttatttttactttaactcCGGCCTTACGgcctttattattatatagtattaattTCTATAGGCCCTACGTATATAGTCTTTAAAACGTAAGTACTATAcggttgtttttttttttttatcgtTAGGTCGATAGGGTTTTTATACGTACGTACCTTTATATTCTTTACGGTACTAATATTACCGATCGTTAATACGGACCGTTATcgtaatatatttattaattatttttaatcgTTCCTTTCgatataatttatttttaattttttttaaacccgttataaaataattatattaatcttttattattaattttattataaagtatatttattttaaataccGTAACgtaattaataataaatttaatttattttaaattaattaattatttttaaatacGTTTACCTTTATTATACTCCTTAaatatttctttaattatttttttttaaactttttatataatttaaaatacttttttataacTTCCTTCCGTTCGTTATCCTTATTATCGAAATAGTTTTTTAAAATCGGCTCgaattaaataaatattttatttttaagcttaaatataatatatattattttatacgGCTCGTctaaaaaataaaaaggataatattaaaagtatattttaaattaaattaaaaatccttTTAACTCTCCTTTAATTCCTCTATAGTAATCCGGAGCCTCAAGCTTAATACGATCTCTTTCTTTACGTAAAGTATTAAATTCCTAATAAAGTATagtatttttttaaataagTGAATCGTACGAGATCCgtaatttatttttaagcTTTTAAATACGTATAGAAAGCTAATCGACGGTAGGTTAGATATTAATATTCTCGGCTATAGCgtttaaatacctttaatttatttataatagagttaaagtaagtatataatatataataaaccTCTATttagaacctctaaaagggataccggttaaaggctacctttaaataatcctggttcggtataactaaatagtatataataaaatattctaatataaatataaaatattataaatataaacttaaattatatattacggaattatctatctatactagctagttcctccgtatatatataccttaCGCTAAGCCTGGCGTTAtcctggatcgatagactcgaccctcgatcctatcgatactatcccTCCGGGGTTAACTCCTTTagatcgaccctcgatcctaatAATCCTATTCTAATTAATCCGTAATCCTGTGCTAATGATTGGTCAGTGGTGCGCCTACGCCCCACTAGGTGTTAAGCCGtgatatatttataatttcgaCGAGATTaggtttataataaatattatctttataaatataataattataaccTCGGACGGctttagtaaagtaaaattagTTTAGCTTAATAACCGCGAATAAGTAATAGTAATTTAAGGAGTTAATAcctttaattaaattattttaccctttattattttaaccGTATAGTATTACTTtactaattaatatattaaatataattcaTTATTTActtagtatattataattaccgataataattaaattattaatctGGTAAGCctaaaataaattaaatatttcgattattatatagcgttCCGTATAAAAGAGAAATATCGGTTATTAATCCTCGATAATTACGAAAGTTACTATTTAACTAAATTTaagtattattattaataaaataatattattacgctttatatatttttatacttttttttattttctttaactatttaatattaattactttaggccGCTAAAATAAGCGTACGGCCGCTAAATCGAGGATTtaatacatatatatattaattatataaataaatttaaatttcTTTATACTTTCCGCGAAGCTTTTTTCGCTTTTATAACGGAGAagaatatataaaatagttTTACGGATATTAACCTTATATTATACGATTTAAAGAGggtattttttaaattaaatataaagctTTATACGTTAATACCTCTATCCTTAAGGCCGGGTACGGTACtactttaaatattttagATACTATAAAACCCCCGAGAAGCtaatttataattaacgtttattaaagtttatattattaattaaaatagtttcttaactttaatattaattattatagacTAGTTTATTAAAGGTAcgataattataatatactagGTAGCTTTCCTTTAGTTAAAGAACGCTTCGTTCCGTAAGGCTAATAAGGTActaagtaagcgccggaGAGCTAAAATAATATGTatacggctcggaggattATTTACTGTGGAAGATGTATAGGATCTACTGGACtagaaggccgtgggtggggaggtagtggaagaaatatagccggatggcggtagtacagggggggctcgtacgaaggttcagtgctgtagtgtgtgcggcaagcctggccataatgcgcgcacttgccaggaggctatAGAATTATCTGATTCAGCTATTTCGGATGTAATTATGGTTGCTTCTTAGTATGGTTATGTAGTAATTGAGGATAATGATATAAAGGTTTTGAAAAagtggtcgctcgcttataatatacgttagtAGCTTTTCAACAAGTATCATGAGGGTCCGCTGGCGTAATGGGAGCGCGTCTGACTACGAATTGATTTTCTAATCAATATATCAGGAGGTTCCAGGTTCGACCCTTGGGCGGATCGTTTAAGTCCTCATTAGCTTTATGAAATCTCATTTAAGTTAATGATTATCTTTCGCCCCCCTGCCAAGCTAGCCTTGCCACTGCTGGTGGGCCCCCTTAGTCTCCTTCCCGGTCAAAGCTTACTAGGTTTGACCAACCAACActtatttttaaaaagaaaacctcTGTAGAATTTGTTTGGCGGCCCCAAGCTTGCACTCCCGAAACAAATTCGGCTTGCTACATTACCTCTCGAGTAAAATGCACATCGCTGACGAGAATTGGCAGGCTCCTCCCCAATTCAGCCGAGCGATGTTGCTTCGGCTCCTATAGCACTGGGATTCGATGGATTTAGCTGGCTCAAATGATAACGACTTTCACTTGGCTCATGACCTTCTCTCGTTAAAATAACTCGCACCAAAACAGGCATAATCATCATGACTTGCCCATAAGTTATGAATACAGTTCATGCGCCTTGACTCTACAATGTCCAATAGCTAACCACTGAAATCTCTAGCACCCACATCTTCGTTACAGGCGCCACCGGCTTCATCGGCGTGCATGTTGTGGACACGCTGCTTTCCCGTGGCTTTAGGGTAAGGGGAACTACTCGGTCCAAAGCCAAAGGCGAGGCCATGTTGgcagctcatcctcgagcCACCCAGGCATCTCGTCTTGACTGTGTCGTCATTGACGACTTTTTAGAGCCAGAGCTGGACCTTTCTTCAGCGTTGAAAGGTGGCATTGATGCCATCGATCATGTGGCCTCCCCTTTCACATACGACACTCAAAATAACGAGGCAGAGCTAATACTACCTGCCATCAACGGGGTCAAGGCTGTCTTGTCTGCGGCCGCGGAAGCACAAACGGTGAAACGGGTGGTGATCACATCAAGCTTCGCTGCAGTACTTGATGTTGAGAGGGCGCGGAAGGCGTCTCAGTACTTTACCTACACGGCGGACGACTGGAACCCCCTTACGTACGATGAAGCGGCCGATCCAAAGACAAACGCGGTGGTGGCATATCGAGGGAGCAAGAAGTTTGCCGAACTGGCGGCGTGGGAATTTGTGAATAATTTCGAGTGtcgtgggggtgggttgagtTTTGACTTGGTCACCTTGTGTCCCCCCATGACGTTTGGGCCTGTGGTTCATCCCGTGGTTGGCGGGCCTTTGGGGCTGAATGATAGCAACAGCCAGCTGTGGAAGGTTGCGATTGCGAGCCAGCAAGAAAATGAGCTTCGTGTCGCGAGAGTACCATTCTGGGTTGATGTAAGGGATCTGGCGCAGGCGCACGTCGAAGCACTCCTTCGGCCAGAAGCAGGGGGCAAACGGTACCTGGTTGCTTCCCAGGAGAGATTCACGTATGAAATGGCAGCCGAGATCATCGAGCACGAGTTTCCCAATTTTGTGAGACCAGAGGGAGCGCCAgtggtggagaggcaggTGGTCGACGAGAGGCACGGTATT
Proteins encoded in this window:
- a CDS encoding hypothetical protein (COG:V; EggNog:ENOG503P09X); its protein translation is MNTLTTEISSTHIFVTGATGFIGVHVVDTLLSRGFRAELILPAINGVKAVLSAAAEAQTVKRVVITSSFAAVLDVERARKASQYFTYTADDWNPLTYDEAADPKTNAVVAYRGSKKFAELAAWEFVNNFECRGGGLSFDLVTLCPPMTFGPVVHPVVGGPLGLNDSNSQLWKVAIASQQENELRVARVPFWVDVRDLAQAHVEALLRPEAGGKRYLVASQERFTYEMAAEIIEHEFPNFVRPEGAPVVERQVVDERHGIDGETAARELGISYRAFRETMVDLMRQVGAM